A genome region from Nitrospira sp. includes the following:
- a CDS encoding HAD family hydrolase, producing MMNHEVVFLVDVDNTLLDADRVTCDLGRYLEQTIGHNQQQRYWSLFKELRDELGYADYLGALQRYRCEYQHDAHILKVSQFLLNYPFSKCLFPDALAVVTHLKQRGPVVLVSDGDAVFQPHKIARAGLFDAVDGQVLIYVHKEEELDDIEVRYPAEQYVLIDDKLRILSAVKQLWGPRVTTIFSQQGHYAQSLHVRETYPAADFSLERIGDLLHYELDGLVSAQPVVSSGLGR from the coding sequence ATGAATCACGAGGTCGTGTTTCTTGTCGACGTCGATAACACGTTGCTTGATGCGGATCGAGTGACGTGCGATCTGGGGCGCTATCTGGAGCAAACCATCGGGCACAACCAGCAACAGCGGTATTGGAGCCTCTTCAAGGAACTACGGGACGAACTGGGGTATGCCGACTATCTCGGCGCGCTCCAACGGTATCGGTGCGAGTATCAGCATGATGCGCACATTCTCAAGGTGTCGCAGTTTCTGCTCAATTACCCCTTTTCGAAGTGTCTCTTCCCTGATGCACTTGCGGTGGTGACCCATCTGAAGCAGCGCGGTCCGGTCGTCCTCGTCTCCGATGGGGATGCGGTCTTTCAACCGCATAAGATCGCGCGCGCAGGTCTCTTCGATGCCGTGGACGGCCAGGTGTTGATCTACGTGCATAAGGAGGAGGAATTAGACGACATCGAAGTGCGGTACCCTGCTGAGCAGTATGTGCTGATTGATGACAAGCTGCGCATTTTGTCGGCGGTCAAGCAGCTGTGGGGGCCTCGGGTCACCACGATCTTTTCGCAACAAGGCCACTACGCACAGTCTCTTCATGTGCGAGAGACGTATCCTGCGGCGGATTTCAGCCTCGAACGGATCGGCGATCTGCTGCACTATGAGTTGGATGGGCTCGTGTCGGCTCAACCGGTCGTCTCGTCCGGACTGGGGCGATAG